CCGTTCAACTGGGCGCTCGACTGGTTCGACGCGGTGCTGGCCGGCCCCGAAAGCCGTGACCGCGCCGCGCTCCGGATCATCGAGGCCGGCAGCGGTGCCGAGCAGAGCCTCACCTTCGGTGCGCTGGCGGCCCGGTCCAATCAGGTGGCCAACCACCTGCGGCAGCTCGGCCTGAAGCGCGGCGACCACCTGCTCCTGCTGCTCGGCAACGTCCCCGCCCTCTGGGAGACCATGCTGGCGGCGATGAAGCTCGGCGCCGTGATCATCCCGGCGACCACGCTGCTCACCGCCGACGAGCTCGCCGACCGCCTCGCCCGCGGGCGCCCGCGGGCGATCGTGGCCGGGCCGGAGCAGATCGCACGGTTCTCCGGCCTCGACATGGGGGATGCCATCCGCCTTGTCACCGGGGCCGCCGCGGAGGGCTGGGCCGCCTACGACGCGGCGTTCGCCGCGCCCGAGAGCTTCGCGCCCGACGGCCCGACCGGGGCCGACGACCCGATGCTCCTCTACTTCACCTCCGGCACCACCGCGAAGCCGAAGCTCGTCCGCCACAGCCATCGCTCCTACCCGGTGGGCGCGCTCTCGACGATGTACTGGCTCGGGCTGCAGCCCGGGGACGTGCACTGCAACGTCTCCTCGCCGGGCTGGGCCAAGCACGCGTGGTCGTCGTTCTTCGCCCCCTGGAACGCGGGGGCGACGATCCTGGTCATCAACCAGGCGCCGTTCAACGCCGCCGCCCTGCTGGCGCAGCTGGAGCGCACCGGCGCCACCACGCTCTGCGCCCCGCCGACCGTGTGGCGCATGATCATCCAGGAGGATCTCACCGGCCGGAATCTCGCCCTGCGCGAGGTCTGCGCGGCCGGCGAGCCGCTGAACCCCGAGGTGATCGAGCGGGTGAAGGGCGCCTGGGGCCTCACGATCCGCGACGGCTACGGCCAGACCGAGACCACGGCGCTCATGGCCAACACGCCGGGCCAGCCGGTGGTGCCCGGGGCGCTCGGCCGGCCCCTGCCGGGCTACCGGGTGCGCGTCCTCGACCTCGACGGACAGCCGGCCTCCGAGGGCGAGGTCTGCCTGGAACTCGGCGCCCACCGCCCCGCCGGCCTGATGCAGGGCTACGACGACGGCCAGGGCCGTCTCTCGGGCGCCGACGGCGACCTCTATCACACCGGCGACGTGGCCTTCGTCGACCAGGAGGGCTGCTTCACCTTCGTGGGCCGGGCCGACGACGTGTTCAAGTCATCGGGCTACCGGATCAGCCCCTTCGAGCTGGAGAGCGTGCTGATCGAGCACCCGGCCGTGGCAGAAGCCGCGGTGGTCCCGGTGCCCGACCCGATGCGCCACACGATCCCCAAGGCCTATGTCTCCTTGGTGGCGGGCGCCGCCGCCGGGCCTGAGACGGCGCTCGACATCTTCCGCTTCACCAACGCGCGGCTCGCGACCTTCAAGCGCCTGCGCGGGCTCGAATTCGTCACCGACCTGCCCAAGACGATCTCGGGCAAGATCCGCCGGGTGCAGCTGCGCCGCCTGGAGCACGAGGGCGTCACCGACGATCCGTATCGCGGCCGGGCCTACACGCAGGCGGATTTCCCCGAGCTGAAGGGCGAGGCGGAGCGCAAGCTCGACCAGACGGCGGGGTGAGAAGGCTACTCTTGCCGTCGTGTCGCGGGGCGTTCCGATCATAAGGATCGGAACGCTTGAGAATCAGGGCCGATGGCCGAGACTTCTGCCCCGGACTCTCTCGATCTTGCTGAGCAGATCACACGGGTTTTCCGTGCGATGGACGAGTCACAAAAATTCGTCGCTGAGCAGAAGACGTTGATGGCCGAAGCTGCGAAGCTTGAGCGGGACCGGGCGCTCGCTCCTTGGCAGGTCGCCCTGGCCGGGACGACGGCTGGTGCTGCCTTCTTCGGAGCCGGCGTCGCCTTCGTGAAGCTCCTCGGCCCTTGAACGAACCCTCAAGGTTTCCGTTTCCCGAAGCCGACGGCGCGGATTTGCCGGGCTTCTCAAGCCACCCGTCGACGCTGTCGCGCATGACCCGGGGCCGGCCGGCGAATCGGTAAAATTGCGCGCATCGCTTTCAGCGCCGCGGAGGCTCTGCGGCGCAATCCTGTCCTCAACAACGGGGACGGGTTCGATGGGCGCGGGGCTGATCAGGACGGTTCGGGGGATGATGGCCGGTGCGGCGGCGCTGCTCGGCCTCGCCGCCACCGCGCAGGCTCAGACGCTGGCGAGCCTTCCGAGTGAGGCTGGGGCGCGGGTGCAGGGGGAGGCCCGTCCGATCGCCGCGTGGGTGACGTTCTGCCAGTCCTACGCGGCCGAATGCGCGGTGGACCGCAGCGAGCCGGCGCGGATCAGCCTGACGCCGTCGACCTGGGCGACGATCGTGTCGGTGAACCGGCGGGTCAACAAGGCGGTCGAGCCGATGACAGACCAGGAGCACCTGCACGTGGCCGACCGCTGGGACCTGGCCGAGGACGGCATCGGCGACTGCGAGGACTTCCAGCTGCTCAAGCGCCACCTGCTGGCCGAGGCCGGGCTGCCGCGGCGGGCGATGCGCATGACCGTGGTGATCGACGAGAAGGGCGAGGGCCACGCGGTGCTCACCCTGATCACCGACCGGGGCGACCTCGTGCTCGACAACAAGACCAGCGCGATCCTGCCCTGGCACAAGACCGGCTACGTGTTCATCAAGCGCGAGAGCCAGGACGCCGTCGCCTGGGTGTCCCTCGGCGGCGTCACCTCCCCCGTCACCACCGCAAACCGCTGACCGCCCTCAGGCGGCGCGGCTCAGGGTCGGCCGGGCCAAGCTCGCCACGTAGGCCTCCACGCGGCCGATGAAGTCGGCGAGGTGGGGCGCGATGCCCCGGAGGCTCGCGAGGTCGCGGACCAGGATGTCCCGCGACAGAGTCCGGTCGCCCTCGCTCGGGGCGCCGGCGAGGTAGGAATCCACCGCGTGCTCGGCGATGTTGATCGCGCCGGCCCGACCATCCTCGGCGAGCGCCCTGATCACCTGCTGGATGGCGGGCTGCATCACGGTATCCTTCTCATGGTGCGCGGCGCACC
The sequence above is drawn from the Methylobacterium mesophilicum SR1.6/6 genome and encodes:
- a CDS encoding AMP-binding protein; translation: MPSFREARDLLLAHRTDYAAAVSAFAWPDPVPFNWALDWFDAVLAGPESRDRAALRIIEAGSGAEQSLTFGALAARSNQVANHLRQLGLKRGDHLLLLLGNVPALWETMLAAMKLGAVIIPATTLLTADELADRLARGRPRAIVAGPEQIARFSGLDMGDAIRLVTGAAAEGWAAYDAAFAAPESFAPDGPTGADDPMLLYFTSGTTAKPKLVRHSHRSYPVGALSTMYWLGLQPGDVHCNVSSPGWAKHAWSSFFAPWNAGATILVINQAPFNAAALLAQLERTGATTLCAPPTVWRMIIQEDLTGRNLALREVCAAGEPLNPEVIERVKGAWGLTIRDGYGQTETTALMANTPGQPVVPGALGRPLPGYRVRVLDLDGQPASEGEVCLELGAHRPAGLMQGYDDGQGRLSGADGDLYHTGDVAFVDQEGCFTFVGRADDVFKSSGYRISPFELESVLIEHPAVAEAAVVPVPDPMRHTIPKAYVSLVAGAAAGPETALDIFRFTNARLATFKRLRGLEFVTDLPKTISGKIRRVQLRRLEHEGVTDDPYRGRAYTQADFPELKGEAERKLDQTAG
- a CDS encoding transglutaminase-like cysteine peptidase, with protein sequence MMAGAAALLGLAATAQAQTLASLPSEAGARVQGEARPIAAWVTFCQSYAAECAVDRSEPARISLTPSTWATIVSVNRRVNKAVEPMTDQEHLHVADRWDLAEDGIGDCEDFQLLKRHLLAEAGLPRRAMRMTVVIDEKGEGHAVLTLITDRGDLVLDNKTSAILPWHKTGYVFIKRESQDAVAWVSLGGVTSPVTTANR